The following are encoded in a window of Kogia breviceps isolate mKogBre1 chromosome 10, mKogBre1 haplotype 1, whole genome shotgun sequence genomic DNA:
- the BAP1 gene encoding ubiquitin carboxyl-terminal hydrolase BAP1 isoform X1, with protein sequence MNKGWLELESDPGLFTLLVEDFGVKGVQVEEIYDLQSKCQGPVYGFIFLFKWIEERRSRRKVSTLVDDTSVIDDDIVNNMFFAHQLIPNSCATHALLSVLLNCSNVDLGPTLSRMKDFTKGFSPESKGYAIGNAPELAKAHNSHARPEPRHLPEKQNGLSAVRTMEAFHFVSYVPITGRLFELDGLKVYPIDHGPWGEDEEWTDKARRVIMERIGLATAGEPYHDIRFNLMAVVPDRRIKYEARLHVLKVNRQTVLEALQQLIRVTQPELIQTHKSQESQLPEDTKPVSSKSPLALETSRAPAASEGTHTDGAEEVAGSCPQAPTHSPPSKPKLVVKPPGSSINGVPPNPTPIVQRLPAFLDNHNYAKSPMQEEEDLAAGVGRSRVPVRPPQQYSDDEDDYEDDEEDDVQNTNSAIRYKRKGPGKPGPLSGSGDGQLSVLQPNTINVLAEKLKESQKDLSIPLSIKTSSGAGSPAVAVPTHSQPSPTPSNESTDTASEIGSAFNSPLRSPIRSANPTRPSSPVTSHISKVLFGEDDSLLRVDCIRYNRAVRDLGPVISTGLLHLAEDGVLSPLALTESGKGSSPSIRPSQGSQGSGSPEEKEVVEAVDSREKSGLVRPSEPLSGEKYSPKELLALLKCVEAEIANYEACLKEEVEKRKKFKVGPLSSCLVLCPPVFPEIDDQRRTHNYDEFICTFISMLAQEGMLANLVEQNISVRRRQGVSIGRLHKQRKPDRRKRSRPYKAKRQ encoded by the exons ATGAATAAGGGCTGGCTGGAGCTGGAGAGCGACCCTG GCCTCTTCACCCTACTGGTGGAAGATTTCG GTGTCAAAGGGGTGCAGGTGGAGGAGATCTATGACCTTCAGAGCAAATGCCAGGG CCCCGTGTATGGATTCATCTTCCTGTTCAAATGGATCGAAGAGCGCCGATCCCGTCGCAAGGTCTCTACCTTGGTGGATGATACATCTGTGATTGATGATGATATTGTGAATAACATGTTCTTTGCCCACCAG CTGATCCCCAACTCTTGTGCCACTCATGCCCTGCTGAGTGTGCTCCTGAACTGCAGCAATGTGGACCTGGGGCCCACCCTGAGTCGCATGAAGGACTTCACCAAAGGCTTCAGCCCTGAG agCAAAGGATATGCGATTGGCAATGCTCCAGAGTTGGCCAAGGCACATAATAGCCATGCCAG GCCTGAGCCACGCCATCTCCCTGAGAAGCAGAATGGCCTTAGTGCTGTGCGGACCATGGAGGCATTCCACTTTGTCAGCTATGTGCCTATCACAGGCCGGCTTTTTGAGCTGGATGGGCTGAAGGTTTACCCCATTGACCATG GGCCTTGGGGGGAGGATGAGGAGTGGACAGACAAGGCCCGGAGGGTCATCATGGAGCGTATCGGCCTCGCCACTGCAGG GGAGCCCTACCATGACATCCGCTTCAACCTGATGGCGGTGGTGCCCGACCGCAGGATCAAGTATGAGGCCAGGCTGCACGTTCTGAAGGTGAATCGTCAGACAGTACTGGAGGCCCTGCAGCAG CTGATTAGGGTAACGCAGCCAGAGCTGATTCAGACCCACAAGTCTCAAGAGTCACAGTTGCCTGAAGATACCAAACCAGTCAGCAGCAAGTCCCCTCTGGCCCTGGAAACAAGCAGGGCCCCAGCGGCCTCTGAGGGCACCCACACAG ATGGTGCGGAGGAGGTGGCTGGTTCGTGCCCACAAGCCCCGACCCACAGCCCTCCCAGCAAACCCAAGCTGGTGGTGAAGCCTCCAGGGAGCAGCATCAATGGGGTTCCCCCAAACCCCACTCCTATCGTCCAGCGGCTGCCAGCCTTTCTGGACAATCACAACTATGCCAAGTCCCCCATGCAG GAGGAGGAAGACCTGGCAGCAGGTGTGGGCCGCAGCCGAGTTCCAGTCCGCCCACCCCAGCAGTACTCAGACGACGAGGACGACTACGAGGATGATGAGGAGGATGACGTACAGAACACCAACTCTGCCATCAG GTATAAGCGAAAGGGGCCGGGGAAACCAGGGCCATTGAGTGGCTCTGGGGATGGGCAGCTGTCCGTGCTGCAGCCCAACACCATCAACGTCTTGGCCGAGAAGCTCAAGGAGTCCCAGAAAGACCTCTCAATTCCTCTGTCCATCAAGACAAGCAGCGGGGCCGGGAGTCCGGCTGTGGCAGTGCCCACGCACTCACAGCCCTCGCCCACCCCCAGCAATGAGAGCACTGACACAGCCTCTGAGATCGGCAGCGCTTTCAATTCGCCACTACGCTCACCCATCCGCTCAGCCAACCCCACGCGGCCCTCTAGCCCCGTCACCTCCCACATCTCTAAGGTGCTTTTTGGAGAGGATGACAGCCTGCTGCGTGTTGACTGCATACGCTACAATCGTGCTGTACGCGACCTGGGTCCTGTCATCAGCACGGGCCTGCTGCACCTGGCTGAGGACGGTGTGCTGAGTCCCCTGGCACTGACAG AGAGTGGGAAGGGTTCCTCACCTTCCATCAGACCGAGCCAAGGCAGCCAGGGGTCTGGTAGCCCAGAGGAGAAAGAGGTGGTGGAGGCTGTGGACAGCAGAGAGAAGTCTGGGCTGGTCAGGCCTAGTGAGCCCTTGAGCGGGGAGAAGTACTCACCCAAG GAGCTGCTGGCACTGCTGAAGTGTGTGGAGGCTGAGATTGCAAACTATGAGGCCTGTCTCAAGGAAGaggtggagaagaggaagaagttcAAGGTGGGCCCTCTCTCCAGCTGCCTGGTCCTCTGCCCGCCTGTCTTCCCAGAG ATCGACGACCAGAGAAGAACACACAACTACGATGAGTTCATCTGCACCTTCATCTCCATGCTGGCTCAGGAAG GCATGCTGGCCAACCTGGTGGAGCAGAACATCTCGGTGCGGCGGCGCCAGGGGGTCAGCATTGGCCGACTCCACAAGCAGCGGAAGCCTGACCGGCGGAAACGCTCACGCCCCTACAAGGCCAAGCGCCAGTGA
- the BAP1 gene encoding ubiquitin carboxyl-terminal hydrolase BAP1 isoform X2, translated as MNKGWLELESDPGLFTLLVEDFGVKGVQVEEIYDLQSKCQGPVYGFIFLFKWIEERRSRRKVSTLVDDTSVIDDDIVNNMFFAHQLIPNSCATHALLSVLLNCSNVDLGPTLSRMKDFTKGFSPESKGYAIGNAPELAKAHNSHARPEPRHLPEKQNGLSAVRTMEAFHFVSYVPITGRLFELDGLKVYPIDHGPWGEDEEWTDKARRVIMERIGLATAGEPYHDIRFNLMAVVPDRRIKYEARLHVLKVNRQTVLEALQQLIRVTQPELIQTHKSQESQLPEDTKPVSSKSPLALETSRAPAASEGTHTDGAEEVAGSCPQAPTHSPPSKPKLVVKPPGSSINGVPPNPTPIVQRLPAFLDNHNYAKSPMQEEEDLAAGVGRSRVPVRPPQQYSDDEDDYEDDEEDDVQNTNSAIRYKRKGPGKPGPLSGSGDGQLSVLQPNTINVLAEKLKESQKDLSIPLSIKTSSGAGSPAVAVPTHSQPSPTPSNESTDTASEIGSAFNSPLRSPIRSANPTRPSSPVTSHISKVLFGEDDSLLRVDCIRYNRAVRDLGPVISTGLLHLAEDGVLSPLALTESGKGSSPSIRPSQGSQGSGSPEEKEVVEAVDSREKSGLVRPSEPLSGEKYSPKELLALLKCVEAEIANYEACLKEEVEKRKKFKIDDQRRTHNYDEFICTFISMLAQEGMLANLVEQNISVRRRQGVSIGRLHKQRKPDRRKRSRPYKAKRQ; from the exons ATGAATAAGGGCTGGCTGGAGCTGGAGAGCGACCCTG GCCTCTTCACCCTACTGGTGGAAGATTTCG GTGTCAAAGGGGTGCAGGTGGAGGAGATCTATGACCTTCAGAGCAAATGCCAGGG CCCCGTGTATGGATTCATCTTCCTGTTCAAATGGATCGAAGAGCGCCGATCCCGTCGCAAGGTCTCTACCTTGGTGGATGATACATCTGTGATTGATGATGATATTGTGAATAACATGTTCTTTGCCCACCAG CTGATCCCCAACTCTTGTGCCACTCATGCCCTGCTGAGTGTGCTCCTGAACTGCAGCAATGTGGACCTGGGGCCCACCCTGAGTCGCATGAAGGACTTCACCAAAGGCTTCAGCCCTGAG agCAAAGGATATGCGATTGGCAATGCTCCAGAGTTGGCCAAGGCACATAATAGCCATGCCAG GCCTGAGCCACGCCATCTCCCTGAGAAGCAGAATGGCCTTAGTGCTGTGCGGACCATGGAGGCATTCCACTTTGTCAGCTATGTGCCTATCACAGGCCGGCTTTTTGAGCTGGATGGGCTGAAGGTTTACCCCATTGACCATG GGCCTTGGGGGGAGGATGAGGAGTGGACAGACAAGGCCCGGAGGGTCATCATGGAGCGTATCGGCCTCGCCACTGCAGG GGAGCCCTACCATGACATCCGCTTCAACCTGATGGCGGTGGTGCCCGACCGCAGGATCAAGTATGAGGCCAGGCTGCACGTTCTGAAGGTGAATCGTCAGACAGTACTGGAGGCCCTGCAGCAG CTGATTAGGGTAACGCAGCCAGAGCTGATTCAGACCCACAAGTCTCAAGAGTCACAGTTGCCTGAAGATACCAAACCAGTCAGCAGCAAGTCCCCTCTGGCCCTGGAAACAAGCAGGGCCCCAGCGGCCTCTGAGGGCACCCACACAG ATGGTGCGGAGGAGGTGGCTGGTTCGTGCCCACAAGCCCCGACCCACAGCCCTCCCAGCAAACCCAAGCTGGTGGTGAAGCCTCCAGGGAGCAGCATCAATGGGGTTCCCCCAAACCCCACTCCTATCGTCCAGCGGCTGCCAGCCTTTCTGGACAATCACAACTATGCCAAGTCCCCCATGCAG GAGGAGGAAGACCTGGCAGCAGGTGTGGGCCGCAGCCGAGTTCCAGTCCGCCCACCCCAGCAGTACTCAGACGACGAGGACGACTACGAGGATGATGAGGAGGATGACGTACAGAACACCAACTCTGCCATCAG GTATAAGCGAAAGGGGCCGGGGAAACCAGGGCCATTGAGTGGCTCTGGGGATGGGCAGCTGTCCGTGCTGCAGCCCAACACCATCAACGTCTTGGCCGAGAAGCTCAAGGAGTCCCAGAAAGACCTCTCAATTCCTCTGTCCATCAAGACAAGCAGCGGGGCCGGGAGTCCGGCTGTGGCAGTGCCCACGCACTCACAGCCCTCGCCCACCCCCAGCAATGAGAGCACTGACACAGCCTCTGAGATCGGCAGCGCTTTCAATTCGCCACTACGCTCACCCATCCGCTCAGCCAACCCCACGCGGCCCTCTAGCCCCGTCACCTCCCACATCTCTAAGGTGCTTTTTGGAGAGGATGACAGCCTGCTGCGTGTTGACTGCATACGCTACAATCGTGCTGTACGCGACCTGGGTCCTGTCATCAGCACGGGCCTGCTGCACCTGGCTGAGGACGGTGTGCTGAGTCCCCTGGCACTGACAG AGAGTGGGAAGGGTTCCTCACCTTCCATCAGACCGAGCCAAGGCAGCCAGGGGTCTGGTAGCCCAGAGGAGAAAGAGGTGGTGGAGGCTGTGGACAGCAGAGAGAAGTCTGGGCTGGTCAGGCCTAGTGAGCCCTTGAGCGGGGAGAAGTACTCACCCAAG GAGCTGCTGGCACTGCTGAAGTGTGTGGAGGCTGAGATTGCAAACTATGAGGCCTGTCTCAAGGAAGaggtggagaagaggaagaagttcAAG ATCGACGACCAGAGAAGAACACACAACTACGATGAGTTCATCTGCACCTTCATCTCCATGCTGGCTCAGGAAG GCATGCTGGCCAACCTGGTGGAGCAGAACATCTCGGTGCGGCGGCGCCAGGGGGTCAGCATTGGCCGACTCCACAAGCAGCGGAAGCCTGACCGGCGGAAACGCTCACGCCCCTACAAGGCCAAGCGCCAGTGA
- the BAP1 gene encoding ubiquitin carboxyl-terminal hydrolase BAP1 isoform X4: MNKGWLELESDPGLFTLLVEDFGVKGVQVEEIYDLQSKCQGPVYGFIFLFKWIEERRSRRKVSTLVDDTSVIDDDIVNNMFFAHQLIPNSCATHALLSVLLNCSNVDLGPTLSRMKDFTKGFSPESKGYAIGNAPELAKAHNSHARPEPRHLPEKQNGLSAVRTMEAFHFVSYVPITGRLFELDGLKVYPIDHGPWGEDEEWTDKARRVIMERIGLATAGEPYHDIRFNLMAVVPDRRIKYEARLHVLKVNRQTVLEALQQLIRVTQPELIQTHKSQESQLPEDTKPVSSKSPLALETSRAPAASEGTHTDGAEEVAGSCPQAPTHSPPSKPKLVVKPPGSSINGVPPNPTPIVQRLPAFLDNHNYAKSPMQEEEDLAAGVGRSRVPVRPPQQYSDDEDDYEDDEEDDVQNTNSAIRYKRKGPGKPGPLSGSGDGQLSVLQPNTINVLAEKLKESQKDLSIPLSIKTSSGAGSPAVAVPTHSQPSPTPSNESTDTASEIGSAFNSPLRSPIRSANPTRPSSPVTSHISKVLFGEDDSLLRVDCIRYNRAVRDLGPVISTGLLHLAEDGVLSPLALTESGKGSSPSIRPSQGSQGSGSPEEKEVVEAVDSREKSGLVRPSEPLSGEKYSPKELLALLKCVEAEIANYEACLKEEVEKRKKFKVGPLSSCLVLCPPVFPEIDDQRRTHNYDEFICTFISMLAQEGCLSGKPGGRRSR, encoded by the exons ATGAATAAGGGCTGGCTGGAGCTGGAGAGCGACCCTG GCCTCTTCACCCTACTGGTGGAAGATTTCG GTGTCAAAGGGGTGCAGGTGGAGGAGATCTATGACCTTCAGAGCAAATGCCAGGG CCCCGTGTATGGATTCATCTTCCTGTTCAAATGGATCGAAGAGCGCCGATCCCGTCGCAAGGTCTCTACCTTGGTGGATGATACATCTGTGATTGATGATGATATTGTGAATAACATGTTCTTTGCCCACCAG CTGATCCCCAACTCTTGTGCCACTCATGCCCTGCTGAGTGTGCTCCTGAACTGCAGCAATGTGGACCTGGGGCCCACCCTGAGTCGCATGAAGGACTTCACCAAAGGCTTCAGCCCTGAG agCAAAGGATATGCGATTGGCAATGCTCCAGAGTTGGCCAAGGCACATAATAGCCATGCCAG GCCTGAGCCACGCCATCTCCCTGAGAAGCAGAATGGCCTTAGTGCTGTGCGGACCATGGAGGCATTCCACTTTGTCAGCTATGTGCCTATCACAGGCCGGCTTTTTGAGCTGGATGGGCTGAAGGTTTACCCCATTGACCATG GGCCTTGGGGGGAGGATGAGGAGTGGACAGACAAGGCCCGGAGGGTCATCATGGAGCGTATCGGCCTCGCCACTGCAGG GGAGCCCTACCATGACATCCGCTTCAACCTGATGGCGGTGGTGCCCGACCGCAGGATCAAGTATGAGGCCAGGCTGCACGTTCTGAAGGTGAATCGTCAGACAGTACTGGAGGCCCTGCAGCAG CTGATTAGGGTAACGCAGCCAGAGCTGATTCAGACCCACAAGTCTCAAGAGTCACAGTTGCCTGAAGATACCAAACCAGTCAGCAGCAAGTCCCCTCTGGCCCTGGAAACAAGCAGGGCCCCAGCGGCCTCTGAGGGCACCCACACAG ATGGTGCGGAGGAGGTGGCTGGTTCGTGCCCACAAGCCCCGACCCACAGCCCTCCCAGCAAACCCAAGCTGGTGGTGAAGCCTCCAGGGAGCAGCATCAATGGGGTTCCCCCAAACCCCACTCCTATCGTCCAGCGGCTGCCAGCCTTTCTGGACAATCACAACTATGCCAAGTCCCCCATGCAG GAGGAGGAAGACCTGGCAGCAGGTGTGGGCCGCAGCCGAGTTCCAGTCCGCCCACCCCAGCAGTACTCAGACGACGAGGACGACTACGAGGATGATGAGGAGGATGACGTACAGAACACCAACTCTGCCATCAG GTATAAGCGAAAGGGGCCGGGGAAACCAGGGCCATTGAGTGGCTCTGGGGATGGGCAGCTGTCCGTGCTGCAGCCCAACACCATCAACGTCTTGGCCGAGAAGCTCAAGGAGTCCCAGAAAGACCTCTCAATTCCTCTGTCCATCAAGACAAGCAGCGGGGCCGGGAGTCCGGCTGTGGCAGTGCCCACGCACTCACAGCCCTCGCCCACCCCCAGCAATGAGAGCACTGACACAGCCTCTGAGATCGGCAGCGCTTTCAATTCGCCACTACGCTCACCCATCCGCTCAGCCAACCCCACGCGGCCCTCTAGCCCCGTCACCTCCCACATCTCTAAGGTGCTTTTTGGAGAGGATGACAGCCTGCTGCGTGTTGACTGCATACGCTACAATCGTGCTGTACGCGACCTGGGTCCTGTCATCAGCACGGGCCTGCTGCACCTGGCTGAGGACGGTGTGCTGAGTCCCCTGGCACTGACAG AGAGTGGGAAGGGTTCCTCACCTTCCATCAGACCGAGCCAAGGCAGCCAGGGGTCTGGTAGCCCAGAGGAGAAAGAGGTGGTGGAGGCTGTGGACAGCAGAGAGAAGTCTGGGCTGGTCAGGCCTAGTGAGCCCTTGAGCGGGGAGAAGTACTCACCCAAG GAGCTGCTGGCACTGCTGAAGTGTGTGGAGGCTGAGATTGCAAACTATGAGGCCTGTCTCAAGGAAGaggtggagaagaggaagaagttcAAGGTGGGCCCTCTCTCCAGCTGCCTGGTCCTCTGCCCGCCTGTCTTCCCAGAG ATCGACGACCAGAGAAGAACACACAACTACGATGAGTTCATCTGCACCTTCATCTCCATGCTGGCTCAGGAAG
- the BAP1 gene encoding ubiquitin carboxyl-terminal hydrolase BAP1 isoform X3, with protein sequence MNKGWLELESDPGLFTLLVEDFGVKGVQVEEIYDLQSKCQGPVYGFIFLFKWIEERRSRRKLIPNSCATHALLSVLLNCSNVDLGPTLSRMKDFTKGFSPESKGYAIGNAPELAKAHNSHARPEPRHLPEKQNGLSAVRTMEAFHFVSYVPITGRLFELDGLKVYPIDHGPWGEDEEWTDKARRVIMERIGLATAGEPYHDIRFNLMAVVPDRRIKYEARLHVLKVNRQTVLEALQQLIRVTQPELIQTHKSQESQLPEDTKPVSSKSPLALETSRAPAASEGTHTDGAEEVAGSCPQAPTHSPPSKPKLVVKPPGSSINGVPPNPTPIVQRLPAFLDNHNYAKSPMQEEEDLAAGVGRSRVPVRPPQQYSDDEDDYEDDEEDDVQNTNSAIRYKRKGPGKPGPLSGSGDGQLSVLQPNTINVLAEKLKESQKDLSIPLSIKTSSGAGSPAVAVPTHSQPSPTPSNESTDTASEIGSAFNSPLRSPIRSANPTRPSSPVTSHISKVLFGEDDSLLRVDCIRYNRAVRDLGPVISTGLLHLAEDGVLSPLALTESGKGSSPSIRPSQGSQGSGSPEEKEVVEAVDSREKSGLVRPSEPLSGEKYSPKELLALLKCVEAEIANYEACLKEEVEKRKKFKVGPLSSCLVLCPPVFPEIDDQRRTHNYDEFICTFISMLAQEGMLANLVEQNISVRRRQGVSIGRLHKQRKPDRRKRSRPYKAKRQ encoded by the exons ATGAATAAGGGCTGGCTGGAGCTGGAGAGCGACCCTG GCCTCTTCACCCTACTGGTGGAAGATTTCG GTGTCAAAGGGGTGCAGGTGGAGGAGATCTATGACCTTCAGAGCAAATGCCAGGG CCCCGTGTATGGATTCATCTTCCTGTTCAAATGGATCGAAGAGCGCCGATCCCGTCGCAAG CTGATCCCCAACTCTTGTGCCACTCATGCCCTGCTGAGTGTGCTCCTGAACTGCAGCAATGTGGACCTGGGGCCCACCCTGAGTCGCATGAAGGACTTCACCAAAGGCTTCAGCCCTGAG agCAAAGGATATGCGATTGGCAATGCTCCAGAGTTGGCCAAGGCACATAATAGCCATGCCAG GCCTGAGCCACGCCATCTCCCTGAGAAGCAGAATGGCCTTAGTGCTGTGCGGACCATGGAGGCATTCCACTTTGTCAGCTATGTGCCTATCACAGGCCGGCTTTTTGAGCTGGATGGGCTGAAGGTTTACCCCATTGACCATG GGCCTTGGGGGGAGGATGAGGAGTGGACAGACAAGGCCCGGAGGGTCATCATGGAGCGTATCGGCCTCGCCACTGCAGG GGAGCCCTACCATGACATCCGCTTCAACCTGATGGCGGTGGTGCCCGACCGCAGGATCAAGTATGAGGCCAGGCTGCACGTTCTGAAGGTGAATCGTCAGACAGTACTGGAGGCCCTGCAGCAG CTGATTAGGGTAACGCAGCCAGAGCTGATTCAGACCCACAAGTCTCAAGAGTCACAGTTGCCTGAAGATACCAAACCAGTCAGCAGCAAGTCCCCTCTGGCCCTGGAAACAAGCAGGGCCCCAGCGGCCTCTGAGGGCACCCACACAG ATGGTGCGGAGGAGGTGGCTGGTTCGTGCCCACAAGCCCCGACCCACAGCCCTCCCAGCAAACCCAAGCTGGTGGTGAAGCCTCCAGGGAGCAGCATCAATGGGGTTCCCCCAAACCCCACTCCTATCGTCCAGCGGCTGCCAGCCTTTCTGGACAATCACAACTATGCCAAGTCCCCCATGCAG GAGGAGGAAGACCTGGCAGCAGGTGTGGGCCGCAGCCGAGTTCCAGTCCGCCCACCCCAGCAGTACTCAGACGACGAGGACGACTACGAGGATGATGAGGAGGATGACGTACAGAACACCAACTCTGCCATCAG GTATAAGCGAAAGGGGCCGGGGAAACCAGGGCCATTGAGTGGCTCTGGGGATGGGCAGCTGTCCGTGCTGCAGCCCAACACCATCAACGTCTTGGCCGAGAAGCTCAAGGAGTCCCAGAAAGACCTCTCAATTCCTCTGTCCATCAAGACAAGCAGCGGGGCCGGGAGTCCGGCTGTGGCAGTGCCCACGCACTCACAGCCCTCGCCCACCCCCAGCAATGAGAGCACTGACACAGCCTCTGAGATCGGCAGCGCTTTCAATTCGCCACTACGCTCACCCATCCGCTCAGCCAACCCCACGCGGCCCTCTAGCCCCGTCACCTCCCACATCTCTAAGGTGCTTTTTGGAGAGGATGACAGCCTGCTGCGTGTTGACTGCATACGCTACAATCGTGCTGTACGCGACCTGGGTCCTGTCATCAGCACGGGCCTGCTGCACCTGGCTGAGGACGGTGTGCTGAGTCCCCTGGCACTGACAG AGAGTGGGAAGGGTTCCTCACCTTCCATCAGACCGAGCCAAGGCAGCCAGGGGTCTGGTAGCCCAGAGGAGAAAGAGGTGGTGGAGGCTGTGGACAGCAGAGAGAAGTCTGGGCTGGTCAGGCCTAGTGAGCCCTTGAGCGGGGAGAAGTACTCACCCAAG GAGCTGCTGGCACTGCTGAAGTGTGTGGAGGCTGAGATTGCAAACTATGAGGCCTGTCTCAAGGAAGaggtggagaagaggaagaagttcAAGGTGGGCCCTCTCTCCAGCTGCCTGGTCCTCTGCCCGCCTGTCTTCCCAGAG ATCGACGACCAGAGAAGAACACACAACTACGATGAGTTCATCTGCACCTTCATCTCCATGCTGGCTCAGGAAG GCATGCTGGCCAACCTGGTGGAGCAGAACATCTCGGTGCGGCGGCGCCAGGGGGTCAGCATTGGCCGACTCCACAAGCAGCGGAAGCCTGACCGGCGGAAACGCTCACGCCCCTACAAGGCCAAGCGCCAGTGA
- the BAP1 gene encoding ubiquitin carboxyl-terminal hydrolase BAP1 isoform X5 has product MNKGWLELESDPGLFTLLVEDFGVKGVQVEEIYDLQSKCQGPVYGFIFLFKWIEERRSRRKLIPNSCATHALLSVLLNCSNVDLGPTLSRMKDFTKGFSPESKGYAIGNAPELAKAHNSHARPEPRHLPEKQNGLSAVRTMEAFHFVSYVPITGRLFELDGLKVYPIDHGPWGEDEEWTDKARRVIMERIGLATAGEPYHDIRFNLMAVVPDRRIKYEARLHVLKVNRQTVLEALQQLIRVTQPELIQTHKSQESQLPEDTKPVSSKSPLALETSRAPAASEGTHTDGAEEVAGSCPQAPTHSPPSKPKLVVKPPGSSINGVPPNPTPIVQRLPAFLDNHNYAKSPMQEEEDLAAGVGRSRVPVRPPQQYSDDEDDYEDDEEDDVQNTNSAIRYKRKGPGKPGPLSGSGDGQLSVLQPNTINVLAEKLKESQKDLSIPLSIKTSSGAGSPAVAVPTHSQPSPTPSNESTDTASEIGSAFNSPLRSPIRSANPTRPSSPVTSHISKVLFGEDDSLLRVDCIRYNRAVRDLGPVISTGLLHLAEDGVLSPLALTESGKGSSPSIRPSQGSQGSGSPEEKEVVEAVDSREKSGLVRPSEPLSGEKYSPKELLALLKCVEAEIANYEACLKEEVEKRKKFKIDDQRRTHNYDEFICTFISMLAQEGMLANLVEQNISVRRRQGVSIGRLHKQRKPDRRKRSRPYKAKRQ; this is encoded by the exons ATGAATAAGGGCTGGCTGGAGCTGGAGAGCGACCCTG GCCTCTTCACCCTACTGGTGGAAGATTTCG GTGTCAAAGGGGTGCAGGTGGAGGAGATCTATGACCTTCAGAGCAAATGCCAGGG CCCCGTGTATGGATTCATCTTCCTGTTCAAATGGATCGAAGAGCGCCGATCCCGTCGCAAG CTGATCCCCAACTCTTGTGCCACTCATGCCCTGCTGAGTGTGCTCCTGAACTGCAGCAATGTGGACCTGGGGCCCACCCTGAGTCGCATGAAGGACTTCACCAAAGGCTTCAGCCCTGAG agCAAAGGATATGCGATTGGCAATGCTCCAGAGTTGGCCAAGGCACATAATAGCCATGCCAG GCCTGAGCCACGCCATCTCCCTGAGAAGCAGAATGGCCTTAGTGCTGTGCGGACCATGGAGGCATTCCACTTTGTCAGCTATGTGCCTATCACAGGCCGGCTTTTTGAGCTGGATGGGCTGAAGGTTTACCCCATTGACCATG GGCCTTGGGGGGAGGATGAGGAGTGGACAGACAAGGCCCGGAGGGTCATCATGGAGCGTATCGGCCTCGCCACTGCAGG GGAGCCCTACCATGACATCCGCTTCAACCTGATGGCGGTGGTGCCCGACCGCAGGATCAAGTATGAGGCCAGGCTGCACGTTCTGAAGGTGAATCGTCAGACAGTACTGGAGGCCCTGCAGCAG CTGATTAGGGTAACGCAGCCAGAGCTGATTCAGACCCACAAGTCTCAAGAGTCACAGTTGCCTGAAGATACCAAACCAGTCAGCAGCAAGTCCCCTCTGGCCCTGGAAACAAGCAGGGCCCCAGCGGCCTCTGAGGGCACCCACACAG ATGGTGCGGAGGAGGTGGCTGGTTCGTGCCCACAAGCCCCGACCCACAGCCCTCCCAGCAAACCCAAGCTGGTGGTGAAGCCTCCAGGGAGCAGCATCAATGGGGTTCCCCCAAACCCCACTCCTATCGTCCAGCGGCTGCCAGCCTTTCTGGACAATCACAACTATGCCAAGTCCCCCATGCAG GAGGAGGAAGACCTGGCAGCAGGTGTGGGCCGCAGCCGAGTTCCAGTCCGCCCACCCCAGCAGTACTCAGACGACGAGGACGACTACGAGGATGATGAGGAGGATGACGTACAGAACACCAACTCTGCCATCAG GTATAAGCGAAAGGGGCCGGGGAAACCAGGGCCATTGAGTGGCTCTGGGGATGGGCAGCTGTCCGTGCTGCAGCCCAACACCATCAACGTCTTGGCCGAGAAGCTCAAGGAGTCCCAGAAAGACCTCTCAATTCCTCTGTCCATCAAGACAAGCAGCGGGGCCGGGAGTCCGGCTGTGGCAGTGCCCACGCACTCACAGCCCTCGCCCACCCCCAGCAATGAGAGCACTGACACAGCCTCTGAGATCGGCAGCGCTTTCAATTCGCCACTACGCTCACCCATCCGCTCAGCCAACCCCACGCGGCCCTCTAGCCCCGTCACCTCCCACATCTCTAAGGTGCTTTTTGGAGAGGATGACAGCCTGCTGCGTGTTGACTGCATACGCTACAATCGTGCTGTACGCGACCTGGGTCCTGTCATCAGCACGGGCCTGCTGCACCTGGCTGAGGACGGTGTGCTGAGTCCCCTGGCACTGACAG AGAGTGGGAAGGGTTCCTCACCTTCCATCAGACCGAGCCAAGGCAGCCAGGGGTCTGGTAGCCCAGAGGAGAAAGAGGTGGTGGAGGCTGTGGACAGCAGAGAGAAGTCTGGGCTGGTCAGGCCTAGTGAGCCCTTGAGCGGGGAGAAGTACTCACCCAAG GAGCTGCTGGCACTGCTGAAGTGTGTGGAGGCTGAGATTGCAAACTATGAGGCCTGTCTCAAGGAAGaggtggagaagaggaagaagttcAAG ATCGACGACCAGAGAAGAACACACAACTACGATGAGTTCATCTGCACCTTCATCTCCATGCTGGCTCAGGAAG GCATGCTGGCCAACCTGGTGGAGCAGAACATCTCGGTGCGGCGGCGCCAGGGGGTCAGCATTGGCCGACTCCACAAGCAGCGGAAGCCTGACCGGCGGAAACGCTCACGCCCCTACAAGGCCAAGCGCCAGTGA